In Thunnus albacares chromosome 10, fThuAlb1.1, whole genome shotgun sequence, a single window of DNA contains:
- the LOC122989829 gene encoding protocadherin alpha-C2-like — METFVTMQSCKRYVLLVILILCFVHHISTSVTHYSIPEEMKEGSVVANLATDLSLDVNTLNQRKMRLDIIANKKYLDVNKETGELYVVEKIDREYICTTKSSTSCYLKLEVILENPLRIFNIELEILDMNDNAPQFRRDAIHLDISEATPKGERFSLSNAVDPDVGSNSVKTYHLSESEHFNIEVQTGRDGSKFAELILTKNLDREQQAVHNLILTAVDGGTPARSGTVSIIVHVLDTNDNAPTFEKVSYNIKIMENSPIGSLVIHLNATDLDEGSNSDITYSYSLYTSEKTQETFNLNPSTGEITVKGMLNYEDFRIYDMEVIATDKGANSLSGQCTLKIVVEDMNDNHPEISVKSFQSPVSENIELDTVIAVVSVNDKDSGDNGVVDLHIPDNMPFKLRESSDNYYELVVSEPLDREKVPEYDITFTVTDRGSPPLSDNETMTLELLDVNDNVPQFPQSFYTIRVMENNAPGALLSSLTAFDPDLHENQYLVYFILEKEIANTSMSMLFSINPENGNLYALKTFDYEIEKEFLFHIEARDSGSPPLSSNVTVHIIIVDQNDNAPVIVSPWRAHGSVVEEKIPRSTDKGSLVAKVIALDTDSVHNSRITYQFLQVTDATLFSLDQYNGEIRTMRMFSYRDPRHQRLVVIAKDNGDPALSATVTIKLSTVETAVKAYSDMTEVPLEYDIFSDLNLYLVIGLGSVSFLLLITILVTIVLKCQKPKPSKAAPPCRNSVISERNSTIADSTLVSNDAYWYSLFLAETRKGKLVVRQPVPKGSRYIVSSIPRSTGMSETSDSAASTLQV; from the coding sequence atggAGACCTTTGTAACAATGCAGTCTTGCAAAAGGTACGTTCTACTCGTTATTCTTATCTTATGTTTCGTTCACCACATATCGACTTCAGTGACTCATTATTCCATACCGGAGGAAATGAAAGAAGGATCGGTTGTAGCCAACCTTGCAACCGATCTAAGCTTGGACGTTAATACACTGAATCAGAGGAAGATGCGTCTTGACATCAttgcaaacaaaaaatatctggATGTGAACAAAGAGACTGGTGAGCTGTATGTTGTTGAGAAGATAGACAGGGAATATATTTGCACTACAAAGTCGTCAACGTCGTGCTACTTGAAACTGGAGGTAATATTAGAAAATCCGCTACGAATTTTTAATATAGAACTAGAAATTTTGGATATGAACGACAACGCCCCACAGTTTCGACGAGACGCCATACATTTAGATATATCTGAAGCAACACCGAAAGGGGAGAGATTTTCCCTCAGCAATGCTGTTGATCCCGATGTTGGAAGCAATTCCGTTAAAACGTACCATCTGAGtgaaagtgaacattttaatattgaagTCCAGACTGGAAGAGATGGTTCGAAGTTTGCAGAATTAATCTTAACAAAGAATTTAGATCGTGAGCAGCAGGCTGTTCATAATTTAATACTTACAGCTGTAGACGGAGGAACACCTGCTCGATCAGGCACTGTCAGCATTATTGTTCATGTTTTGGACACAAATGACAACGCTCCTACATTTGAGAAAGTAAgttacaatataaaaataatggaaaattcTCCAATTGGAAGCCTTGTTATTCATCTAAATGCAACAGACTTAGATGAGGGCTCAAATTCTGATATAACATACTCATACAGTTTATATACGTCAGAGAAAACGCAAGAAACATTTAATCTGAATCCTTCCACGGGTGAGATAACTGTAAAAGGAATGCTAAATTATGAAGATTTCAGGATTTATGATATGGAAGTTATAGCAACCGACAAAGGAGCCAATAGTTTATCAGGTCAATGTACATTAAAAATTGTAGTTGAAGACATGAATGACAACCACCCAGAAATATCAGTTAAATCATTTCAGAGTCCAGTCAGTGAAAACATAGAATTAGACACAGTGATAGCAGTAGTTAGTGTTAATGATAAGGACTCAGGTGACAATGGAGTGGTTGATCTTCATATTCCAGATAATATGCCTTTCAAACTGAGGGAATCCTCTGATAACTATTATGAGTTAGTGGTCTCAGAGCCTTTAGACCGTGAGAAGGTCCCAGAATACGACATCACTTTCACTGTTACAGACAGAGGTTCTCCTCCTTTATCTGACAATGAAACTATGACTTTAGAGCTGCTGGATGTGAATGACAATGTTCCACAGTTCCCTCAGTCATTTTATACTATACGTGTAATGGAGAATAACGCACCTGGGGCCTTGCTCAGTTCACTCACTGCGTTTGACCCTGACCTCCATGAAAACCAGTATCTAGTTTATTTCATCCTAGAGAAGGAGATAGCCAACACCTCCATGTCCATGCTGTTCTCCATCAATCCAGAGAATGGTAATCTTTACGCACTAAAAACTTTTGACTATGAGATCGAGAAGGAGTTTCTTTTCCACATCGAGGCCAGAGACTCTGGCTCTCCTCCACTCAGCAGCAATGTGACCGTCCACATCATTATTGTGGACCAAAACGACAATGCTCCGGTCATTGTCTCTCCGTGGCGCGCGCACGGCTCCGTAGTGGAGGAAAAGATCCCCAGATCCACCGATAAAGGCTCTCTGGTTGCCAAGGTAATAGCCTTGGACACCGACTCGGTGCACAACTCTCGGATTACCTACCAGTTTCTACAGGTGACTGACGCCACCTTGTTCAGTCTGGACCAGTACAACGGAGAGATCCGGACTATGAGGATGTTCAGTTACAGAGATCCGCGACACCAGAGACTGGTTGTTATTGCCAAGGACAACGGGGATCCTGCTCTCTCTGCTACAGTCACCATCAAACTGTCCACAGTGGAGACTGCTGTTAAGGCCTACTCTGACATGACTGAGGTGCCTCTAGAATATGACATCTTCTCAGACCTAAACCTGTATTTGGTCATCGGTCTGGGCTCGGTGTCATTTCTCCTGCTGATCACCATATTGGTCACCATCGTGCTCAAGTGTCAGAAACCCAAGCCCAGCAAAGCAGCTCCTCCTTGCAGGAACAGTGTGATCAGTGAGAGGAACTCCACCATCGCAGACTCCACTCTGGTCTCCAACGATGCCTACTGGTACAGTCTGTTTCTAGCAGAGACCAGGAAAGGAAAGCTGGTGGTCAGACAGCCTGTACCAAAGGGCTCCAGATACATCGTGTCCAGTATACCAAGGAGCACAGGAATGTCAGAGACTAGTGACTCAGCAGCTTCCACTCTGCAGGTATGA
- the LOC122990980 gene encoding protocadherin alpha-C2-like — MQSCKRYVLLVLLLLFSFVHHISTSVTHYSIPEEMKEGSVVANLATDLSLDVKTLNQRKMRLDIIANKKYLDVNKETGELYVVEKIDREYICPAKSSCYLRMEVILENPLRIFNIEVEILDMNDNAPQFRRDAIHLDISEATPKGERFSLSNAVDPDVGSNSLKTYHLSESEHFNIEVQTGREESKFAELILTKSLDREQQAVHNLILTAVDGGTPARSGTASVIVHVLDTNDNAPTFEKVSYNIKIMENSPIGSLVIHLNATDLDEGSNSDITYSYSLYTSEKTQETFNLNPSTGEITVKGMLNYEDFKIYDMEVIATDKGANSLTGQCTLKIVVEDMNDNHPEISVKSFQSPVSENIELDTVIAVVSVNDKDSGDNGVVDLHIPDNMPFKLRESSDNYYELVVSEPLDREKVPEYDITFTVTDRGSPPLSDNETMTLELLDVNDNVPQFPQSFYTIRVMENNAPGALLSSLTAFDPDLHENQYLVYFILEKEIANTSMSMLFSINPENGNLYALKTFDYEIEKEFLFHIEARDSGSPPLSSNVTVHIIIVDQNDNAPVIVSPWRAHGSVVEEKIPRSTDKGSLVAKVIALDTDSVHNSRITYQFLQVTDATLFSLDQYNGEIRTMRMFSYRDPRHQRLVVIAKDNGDPALSATVTIKLSTVETAVKAYSDMTEVPLEYDIFSDLNLYLVIGLGSVSFLLLITILVTIVLKCQKPKPSKAAPPCRNSVISERNSTIADSTLVSNDAYWYSLFLAETRKGKLVVRQPVPKGSRYIVSSIPRSTGMSETSDSAASTLQRY, encoded by the exons ATGCAGTCTTGCAAAAGGTACGTTCTActcgttcttcttcttcttttttctttcgtTCACCACATATCGACTTCAGTGACTCATTATTCCATACCGGAGGAAATGAAAGAAGGATCGGTTGTAGCCAACCTTGCAACCGATCTCAGCTTGGATGTTAAAACACTGAATCAGAGGAAGATGCGTCTTGACATCAttgcaaacaaaaaatatctggATGTGAACAAAGAGACTGGCGAGCTGTATGTTGTTGAGAAGATAGACAGGGAATATATTTGTCCTGCAAAGTCATCTTGTTATCTTAGAATGGAGGTAATACTAGAAAATCCACTACGAATCTTTAATATAGAAGTAGAAATTTTGGATATGAACGACAACGCCCCACAGTTTCGAAGAGACGCCATACATTTAGATATATCCGAAGCAACGCCGAAAGGGGAGAGATTCTCTCTCAGTAATGCTGTCGATCCTGATGTTGGAAGTAATTCACTTAAAACGTACCATCTGAGtgaaagtgaacattttaatattgaagTTCAGACTGGAAGAGAGGAGTCGAAGTTTGCCGAATTAATCTTAACAAAGAGTTTAGATCGGGAGCAGCAGGCTGTTCATAATTTAATACTAACAGCTGTAGATGGAGGCACACCTGCTCGTTCTGGCACTGCCAGTGTTATTGTACATGTTCTGGATACAAATGACAACGCTCCTACATTTGAGAAAGTAAgttacaatataaaaataatggaaaattcTCCAATTGGAAGTCTTGTAATTCATCTAAATGCAACAGACTTAGATGAGGGCTCAAATTCTGATATAACATATTCATATAGTTTATATACGTCAGAGAAAACGCAAGAAACATTTAATCTGAATCCTTCCACTGGTGAGATAACTGTAAAAGGAATGCTAAATTATGAAGATTTCAAGATTTATGATATGGAAGTTATAGCAACAGACAAAGGGGCCAATAGTTTAACAGGACAATGTACATTAAAAATTGTAGTTGAAGACATGAATGACAACCATCCAGAAATATCTGTTAAATCATTTCAGAGTCCAGTCAGTGAAAACATAGAATTAGACACAGTGATAGCAGTAGTTAGTGTTAATGATAAGGACTCAGGTGACAACGGAGTGGTTGATCTTCATATTCCAGATAATATGCCTTTCAAACTGAGGGAATCCTCTGATAACTATTATGAGTTAGTGGTCTCAGAGCCTTTAGACCGTGAGAAGGTCCCAGAATACGACATCACTTTCACTGTTACAGACAGAGGTTCTCCTCCTTTATCTGACAATGAAACTATGACTTTAGAGCTGCTGGATGTGAATGACAATGTTCCACAGTTCCCTCAGTCATTTTATACTATACGTGTAATGGAGAATAATGCACCTGGGGCCTTGCTCAGTTCACTCACTGCGTTTGACCCTGACCTCCATGAAAACCAGTATCTAGTTTATTTCATCCTAGAGAAGGAGATAGCCAACACCTCCATGTCCATGCTGTTCTCCATCAATCCAGAGAATGGTAACCTTTACGCATTAAAAACTTTTGACTATGAGATCGAGAAAGAGTTTCTTTTCCACATAGAGGCCAGAGACTCTGGTTCTCCACCACTCAGCAGCAACGTGACCGTCCACATCATTATTGTGGACCAGAACGACAACGCTCCGGTCATTGTCTCTCCGTGGCGCGCGCACGGCTCCGTAGTGGAGGAAAAGATCCCCAGATCCACCGATAAAGGCTCTCTGGTTGCCAAGGTGATAGCCTTAGACACCGACTCGGTGCACAACTCTCGGATTACCTACCAGTTTCTACAGGTGACTGACGCCACCTTGTTCAGTCTGGACCAATACAACGGAGAGATCCGGACTATGAGGATGTTCAGTTACAGAGATCCGCGCCACCAGAGACTGGTTGTTATTGCCAAGGACAACGGGGATCCTGCTCTCTCTGCTACAGTCACCATCAAGCTGTCCACAGTGGAGACTGCTGTTAAGGCCTACTCTGACATGACTGAGGTGCCTCTAGAATATGACATCTTCTCAGACCTAAACCTGTATTTGGTCATCGGTCTGGGCTCGGTGTCATTTCTCCTGCTGATCACCATATTGGTCACCATCGTGCTCAAGTGTCAGAAACCCAAGCCCAGTAAGGCAGCTCCTCCTTGCAGGAACAGTGTGATCAGTGAGAGGAACTCCACCATCGCAGACTCCACTCTGGTCTCCAACGATGCCTACTGGTACAGTCTGTTTCTAGCAGAGACCAGGAAAGGAAAGCTGGTGGTCAGACAGCCTGTGCCAAAAGGCTCCAGATATATCGTGTCCAGTATACCAAGGAGCACAGGAATGTCAGAGACTAGCGACTCAGCGGCTTCTACTCTACAG AGATACTAA
- the LOC122989823 gene encoding protocadherin alpha-C2-like: MGTFVTMRSCKRYVLLVLLLLFSFVHHISTSVTHYSIPEEMKEGSVVANLATDLSLDVKTLNQRKMRLDIIGNKKYLDVNKETGELYVVEKIDREYICAAKSSESCYLRMEVILENPLRIFNIEVEILDMNDNAPQFRRDAIYLDISEATPKGERFSLSNAVDPDVGSNSVKTYHLSESEHFNIEVQTGREDSKFADLILKKTLDREQQAVHNLILTAVDGGTPARSGTASVIVQVLDTNDNAPTFEKPIYSVKIMENSPIGSLVIHLNATDLDEGSNSDITYSYSLYTSEKTQETFNLNPSTGEITVKGMLNYEDFRIYDMEVIATDKGVNSLSGQCTLKILVEDMNDNHPEISVKSFQSPVSENIELDTVIAVVSVNDKDSGDNGVVDLHIPDNMPFKLRESSDNYYELVVSEPLDREKVPEYEITFTVTDRGSPPLSDNETMTLELLDVNDNVPQFPQSFYTIRVMENNAPGALLSSLTAFDPDLHENQYLVYFILEKEIANTSMSMLFSINPENGNLYALKTFDYEIEKEFLFHIEARDSGSPPLSSNVTVHIIIVDQNDNAPVIVSPWRAHGSVVEEKIPRSTDKGSLVAKVIALDTDSVHNSRITYQFLQVTDATLFSLDQYNGEIRTMRMFSYRDPRHQRLVVIAKDNGDPALSATVTIKLSTVETAVKAYSDMTEVPLEYDIFSDLNLYLVIGLGSVSFLLLITILVTIVLKCQKPKPSKAAPPCRNSVISERNSTIADSTLVSNDAYWYSLFLAETRKGKLVVRQPVPKGSRYIVSSIPRSTGMSETSDSAASTLQVGVQSTHFLSYLAFINFSDIMFCIRL, from the coding sequence atGGGGACCTTTGTAACAATGCGGTCTTGCAAAAGGTACGTTCTActcgttcttcttcttcttttttctttcgtTCACCACATATCGACTTCAGTGACTCATTATTCCATACCGGAGGAAATGAAAGAAGGATCGGTTGTAGCCAACCTTGCAACCGATCTCAGCTTGGATGTTAAAACACTGAATCAGAGGAAGATGCGTCTTGACATCATTggaaacaaaaaatatctgGATGTGAACAAAGAGACTGGTGAGTTGTATGTTGTTGAGAAGATTGACAGGGAATATATTTGCGCTGCAAAGTCATCTGAGTCTTGCTATCTTAGAATGGAGGTAATACTAGAAAACCCTCTACGAATTTTTAATATAGAAGTGGAAATTTTGGACATGAACGACAACGCCCCACAATTTCGAAGAGACGCCATATATTTAGATATATCTGAAGCAACACCAAAAGGGGAGAGATTTTCCCTCAGCAATGCTGTTGATCCCGATGTTGGAAGCAATTCGGTTAAAACATACCATCTGAGTGAAAGCgaacattttaatattgaagTGCAGACCGGGAGAGAGGATTCGAAGTTTGCCGATCTGATCTTGAAAAAGACTTTAGATCGTGAGCAGCAGGCTGTTCATAATTTAATACTCACAGCTGTAGATGGAGGCACACCTGCTCGTTCTGGCACTGCCAGTGTTATAGTTCAGGTTTTAGACACAAATGACAACGCGCCCACATTTGAAAAACCGATCTATAGTgttaaaataatggaaaattCTCCAATTGGAAGTCTTGTTATTCATCTAAATGCAACAGACTTAGATGAGGGCTCAAATTCTGATATAACATATTCATACAGTTTATATACGTCAGAAAAAACGCAAGAAACATTTAATCTGAATCCTTCCACTGGTGAGATTACTGTAAAAGGAATGCTAAATTATGAAGATTTCAGGATTTATGATATGGAAGTTATAGCAACCGACAAAGGAGTCAATAGTTTATCAGGTCAATGTACATTAAAAATTCTGGTTGAAGACATGAATGACAACCACCCAGAAATATCAGTTAAATCATTTCAGAGTCCAGTCAGTGAAAACATAGAATTAGACACAGTGATAGCAGTAGTTAGTGTTAATGATAAGGACTCAGGGGACAATGGAGTGGTTGATCTTCATATTCCAGATAATATGCCTTTCAAACTGAGGGAATCATCTGATAACTATTATGAGTTAGTAGTTTCAGAGCCTTTAGACCGTGAGAAGGTCCCAGAATATGAAATCACTTTCACTGTTACAGACAGAGGTTCTCCTCCTTTATCTGACAATGAAACTATGACTTTAGAGCTGCTGGATGTTAATGACAATGTTCCACAGTTCCCTCAGTCATTTTATACTATACGTGTAATGGAGAATAACGCACCTGGGGCCCTGCTCAGTTCACTCACTGCGTTTGACCCTGACCTCCATGAAAACCAGTATCTAGTTTATTTCATCCTAGAGAAAGAGATAGCCAACACCTCCATGTCTATGCTGTTCTCCATCAATCCAGAGAATGGTAACCTTTACGCATTAAAAACTTTTGACTATGAGATCGAGAAGGAGTTTCTTTTCCACATAGAGGCCAGAGACTCTGGCTCTCCTCCACTCAGCAGCAACGTGACCGTCCACATCATTATTGTGGACCAAAACGACAATGCTCCGGTCATTGTCTCTCCGTGGCGCGCACACGGCTCGGTGGTGGAGGAAAAGATCCCCAGATCCACCGATAAAGGCTCCCTGGTTGCTAAAGTGATAGCCTTAGACACCGACTCGGTGCACAACTCTCGGATTACCTACCAGTTTCTACAGGTGACTGACGCCACCCTGTTCAGTCTGGACCAATACAACGGAGAGATCCGGACTATGAGGATGTTCAGTTACAGAGATCCGCGCCACCAGAGACTGGTTGTTATTGCCAAGGACAACGGGGATCCTGCTCTCTCTGCTACAGTCACCATCAAGCTGTCCACAGTGGAGACTGCTGTTAAGGCCTACTCTGACATGACTGAGGTGCCTCTAGAATATGACATCTTCTCAGACCTAAACCTGTATTTGGTCATCGGTCTGGGCTCGGTGTCATTTCTCCTGCTGATCACCATATTGGTCACCATCGTGCTCAAGTGTCAGAAACCCAAGCCCAGCAAAGCAGCTCCTCCCTGCAGGAACAGTGTAATCAGTGAGAGGAACTCCACCATCGCAGACTCCACTCTGGTCTCCAACGATGCCTACTGGTACAGTCTGTTTCTAGCAGAGACCAGGAAAGGAAAGCTGGTGGTCAGACAGCCTGTGCCAAAGGGCTCCAGATACATCGTGTCCAGTATACCAAGGAGCACAGGAATGTCAGAGACTAGTGACTCAGCGGCTTCTACTCTGCAGGTAGGAGTCCAATCTACACATTTCCTGtcatatttagcatttatcaatttcagtgacATAATGTTTTGTATTAGATTATGA
- the pcdhb gene encoding protocadherin alpha-C2: MLPESAVFFPAEERMIFWTTVFVLCAVWPTALSVTRYSIAEEMERGSVVANLAADLGLELGGLAQREVKLDIFHNKKYLDVNKKTGELYIVEKMDREYLCPAKPTSCFLKLDVIIESPLRIFNIELGITDINDNAPHFRRDRVELDVSESATPGERFSLPNAVDPDVGLNTIKTYKLSVSEHFTIEIQTGSDGTQYVDLVLTKSLDREEKAVHNLILTAVDGGVPVRSGTANIIVRVQDTNDNPPRFDKQTYTINMTENSPIGATVMKLNATDLDEGLNSEIVYSFTLYTSEKTQDVFALNPNTGEITVKGTIDYEDMKFYEMHIEARDKGAYPLLGQCKVVVYVTDMNDNYPEITIQSVKNTVDENIPVGSVIALIGISDRDTGDNGKVSLSIYQPMPFILNKSSDRPMLYKLIVSEALDRESKPEYDITLIVTDAGAPPLSDNETITLHLLDVNDNVPQFPQSFYTIRVMENNAPGALLSSLTAFDPDLHENQYLVYFILEKEIANTSMSMLFSINPENGNLYALKTFDYEIEKEFLFHIEARDSGSPPLSSNVTVHIIIVDQNDNAPVIVSPWRAHGSMVEEKIPRSTDKGSLVAKVIALDTDSVHNSRITYQFLQVTDATLFSLDQYNGEIRTMRMFSYRDPRHQRLVVVAKDNGDPALSATVTIKLSTVETAVKAYSDMTEVPLEYDIFSDLNLYLVIGLGSVSFLLLITILVTIVLKCQKPKPSKAAPPCRNSVISERNSTIADSTLVSNDAYWYSLFLAETRKGKLVVRQPVPKGSRYIVSSIPRSTGMSETSDSAASTLQVGVQSTHFLSYLAFINFSDIIFCIKL; the protein is encoded by the coding sequence ATGCTTCCAGAATCTGCTGTATTTTTTCCCGCAGAGGAAAGGATGATTTTTTGGACCACTGTCTTTGTCTTGTGTGCAGTATGGCCAACTGCTTTGTCTGTGACACGATACTCCATAGCCGAGGAGATGGAAAGGGGCTCTGTTGTGGCTAATCTCGCTGCGGATTTGGGACTTGAGCTTGGAGGTTTGGCACAACGGGAGGTAAAACTTGATATTTTCCACAACAAAAAATATCtagatgtaaataaaaagaCAGGGGAGTTGTATATCGTGGAAAAAATGGACAGGGAATATCTTTGTCCAGCGAAACCCACGTCCTGTTTTTTAAAGCTTGATGTTATCATAGAAAGCCCCTTACGTATCTTCAACATAGAGCTCGGAATAACGGACATAAATGATAACGCTCCGCATTTTCGACGCGACAGAGTAGAGCTAGATGTTTCAGAATCGGCAACACCGGGAGAGAGATTCTCCCTGCCTAATGCTGTGGATCCAGATGTTGGCctaaatacaattaaaacatacaaactCAGTGTCAGTGAACATTTCACCATTGAAATTCAGACGGGCAGTGACGGAACTCAATATGTTGATTTGGTGTTGACCAAGTCTttagacagagaggagaaggcTGTTCATAATTTAATCCTGACTGCTGTGGACGGCGGAGTCCCTGTGCGCTCCGGCACTGCCAATATTATTGTTAGAGTACAGGATACAAACGACAACCCTCCTCGGTTTGACAAGCAGACTTACACAATTAACATGACTGAAAATTCCCCAATCGGAGCCACAGTGATGAAGCTCAACGCTACAGATCTTGACGAGGGTCTGAATTCAGAGATAGTGTACTCATTCACCCTTTACACgtcagaaaaaacacaagatgtaTTTGCGTTGAACCCCAACACAGGAGAGATAACTGTGAAGGGAACGATTGACTATGAGGATATGAAATTTTATGAGATGCACATTGAAGCAAGGGATAAAGGGGCATATCCCTTACTGGGCCAATGTAAAGTAGTCGTTTACGTGACGGATATGAATGACAATTATCCAGAAATCACCATACAGTCTGTTAAAAATACAGTGGATGAGAACATCCCAGTAGGAAGTGTCATAGCTTTGATAGGCATAAGTGACAGAGACACTGGTGACAATGGAAAAGTAAGCTTATCCATATATCAGCCCATGCCCTTTATTCTTAACAAGTCATCAGACAGGCCTATGCTTTACAAGCTCATAGTGTCAGAAGCCTTAGATCGTGAATCAAAACCTGAATATGACATCACACTGATTGTGACAGATGCAGGAGCGCCGCCATTATCTGATAACGAAACAATAACTCTGCATCTGCTGGATGTTAATGACAATGTTCCACAGTTCCCTCAGTCATTTTATACGATACGTGTAATGGAGAATAACGCACCTGGGGCCCTGCTCAGTTCGCTTACTGCGTTTGACCCTGACCTCCATGAAAACCAGTATCTAGTTTATTTCATCCTAGAGAAGGAGATAGCCAACACCTCCATGTCCATGCTGTTCTCCATCAATCCAGAGAACGGTAATCTTTACGCACTAAAAACTTTTGACTATGAGATTGAGAAGGAGTTTCTTTTCCACATCGAGGCCAGAGACTCTGGTTCTCCACCACTCAGCAGCAACGTGACCGTCCACATCATTATTGTGGACCAGAACGACAACGCTCCGGTCATAGTCTCTCCGTGGCGCGCACACGGCTCAATGGTGGAGGAAAAGATCCCCAGATCCACTGATAAAGGCTCTCTGGTTGCTAAGGTGATAGCCTTAGACACCGACTCGGTGCACAACTCTCGGATTACCTACCAGTTTCTACAGGTGACTGACGCCACTTTGTTCAGTCTGGACCAATACAACGGAGAGATCCGGACTATGAGGATGTTCAGTTACAGAGATCCGCGACACCAGCGACTGGTTGTTGTTGCCAAGGACAACGGGGATCCTGCCCTCTCTGCTACAGTCACCATCAAGCTGTCCACAGTGGAGACTGCTGTTAAGGCCTACTCTGACATGACTGAGGTGCCTCTAGAATATGACATCTTCTCAGACCTAAACCTGTATTTGGTCATCGGTCTGGGCTCGGTGTCATTTCTCCTGCTGATCACCATATTGGTCACCATCGTGCTCAAGTGTCAGAAACCCAAGCCCAGCAAGGCAGCTCCTCCCTGCAGGAACAGTGTGATCAGTGAGAGGAACTCCACCATCGCAGACTCCACTCTGGTCTCCAACGATGCCTACTGGTACAGTCTGTTTCTAGCAGAGACCAGGAAAGGAAAGCTAGTGGTCAGACAGCCTGTGCCAAAAGGCTCCAGATATATCGTGTCCAGTATACCAAGGAGCACAGGAATGTCAGAGACTAGCGACTCAGCGGCTTCTACTCTGCAGGTAGGAGTCCAATCTACACATTTCCTGtcatatttagcatttatcaatttcagtgacataattttttgtattaaattatGA